In the genome of Magnolia sinica isolate HGM2019 chromosome 2, MsV1, whole genome shotgun sequence, one region contains:
- the LOC131237815 gene encoding palmitoyl-acyl carrier protein thioesterase, chloroplastic-like, whose amino-acid sequence MSSDGVQALPSQPLSFYKITTFHLSSFNLFHHLPSFFFLFFSMASFSSHSIFYPPKCSSTNENDKTSQKQKSSIKINGSSTISMAQSIGPATAFVSTPSVAETGSITHVGDVDRQNIPTKKQSADPFRQGLITDGGVGYTQTVVVRSYEVGADKTATLETILNLLQETALNHVWMSGLLGDGFGATHGMMKNNLIWVVTRMQVQVHSYPIWGEVVDINTWVGASGKNGMRRDWMIRSHHTGHVFARATSTWVMMNKKTRRLSKMPEEVRAEIFPWFIDRHAIQDDGQEKIIKLDDKAKYVNSDLKPKRSDLDMNHHVNNVKYVRWMLETIPELFLEAHQLSSIILEYRRECGSSDIVQSLCQPDENSMQEEGNNINILGGFCLGSEIFNGQGLLGSFDKWPLRYTHLVQIKGGPTDKEIVRGRTKWKKKLSIIPFSTC is encoded by the exons ATGTCGTCTGATGGGGTTCAAGCTCTTCCAAGCCAACCCCTATCCTTCTATAAAATCACCACCTTCCATCTCTCCTCTTTCAATCTTTTTCATCATctaccttcctttttttttctttttttttccatggcTTCTTTCTCCTCCCATTCCATCTTCTACCCTCCCAAATGCTCTTCTACCAATGAAAATGACAAAACAAGCCAAAAACAGAAGAgctcaatcaaaatcaatgggagCTCTACCATTTCCATGGCCCAATCCATCGGCCCGGCCACAGCGTTCGTTTCCACCCCATCTGTGGCTGAAACTGGTTCCATCACCCACGTAGGAGATGTGGACCGTCAAAATATCCCCACCAAGAAACAATCCGCCGATCCGTTCCGTCAAGGCCTGATCACCGATGGTGGGGTCGGCTATACACAGACGGTCGTCGTTCGATCTTATGAAGTCGGCGCCGATAAAACAGCTACGTTGGAGACCATTCTCAATCTTCTTCAG GAAACTGCCCTGAACCATGTATGGATGTCGGGTCTGCTCGGGGATGGATTTGGTGCGACCCATGGCATGATGAAGAACAATCTCATATGGGTTGTTACAAGGATGCAAGTCCAAGTTCATAGCTATCCTATTTG GGGCGAGGTGGTGGACATCAACACATGGGTCGGAGCGTCCGGGAAGAATGGGATGCGGAGGGACTGGATGATCAGAAGCCATCACACGGGCCATGTGTTCGCACGGGCGACCAG CACTTGGGTGATGATGAACAAGAAAACACGGCGCCTGTCAAAGATGCCTGAAGAAGTAAGGGCTGAGATCTTCCCGTGGTTCATCGATCGGCACGCGATCCAAGACGATGGACAGGAGAAGATCATCAAGTTGGATGACAAGGCCAAGTACGTGAACTCGGATTTGAAG cCAAAGAGAAGTGATTTGGACATGAACCATCATGTCAACAACGTTAAATACGTCagatggatgctagag ACAATCCCAGAGCTATTTTTGGAGGCCCACCAGCTATCTAGCATCATACTAGAATATAGAAGGGAGTGTGGCAGTTCAGATATAGTGCAATCCCTCTGCCAACCTGATGAAAATTCAATGCAAGAAGAAGGCAACAACATCAACATACTTGGAGGATTTTGCTTGGGATCAGAGATTTTCAACGGCCAAGGGCTGTTGGGTTCCTTTGATAAGTGGCCATTAAGGTATACGCACCTAGTCCAaatcaaaggtggccccacagataAAGAGATTGTTAGAGGGAGAACTAAATGGAAAAAGAAGCTCTCCATCATTCCATTTTCTACTTGTTGA
- the LOC131237813 gene encoding CDP-diacylglycerol--serine O-phosphatidyltransferase 1 isoform X4: MIAVFLAYCLLQAPSTVLIRPHPAIWRLVHGMAVVYLVALTFLLFQKRDDARQFMKYLHPDLGVELPERSYGADCRIYVPENPTSRFKNVYDTLFDEFVLAHIFGWWGKAIMIRNQPLLWVLSIGFELMELTFRHMLPNFNECWWDSIILDILICNWFGIWAGMHTVRYFDGRTYEWVGISRQPNIISKVKRTLGQFTPAQWDKDEWHPLLGPWRFIQVISLCIVFLTVELNTFFLKFCLWIPPRNPIIVYRLVLWWLIAIPTIREYNSYLQDRKPVKKVGAFCWLSLAICIVELLICIKFGHGLFPNPMPPWLIVFWGSAASALMLFLLIWSWQLQRSMERKRL, translated from the exons ggTGCTTATTCGGCCACATCCTGCAATTTGGCGTTTGGTTCATGGAATGGCAGTTGTTTACCTTGTTGCCCTTACATTTTTGCTTTTTCAG AAGCGCGATGATGCTCGGCAGTTCATGAAATATCTCCATCCCGATCTTGGTGTTG AGCTTCCTGAAAGATCATATGGAGCTGATTGCCGCATTTATGTGCCCGAGAACCCCACGAGCAGGTTTAAGAATGTTTAT GATACTTTGTTCGATGAATTTGTTTTAGCCCACATTTTCGGATGGTGGGGTAAGGCAATAATGATTCGTAATCAGCCCCTTTTGTGGGTACTGTCAATTGGATTTGAATTAATGGAG CTTACATTCCGCCACATGTTACCAAACTTTAATGAGTGCTGGTGGGATAGCATTATTCTAGATATTTTAATCTGCAATTGGTTTG GCATTTGGGCAGGAATGCATACCGTCAGGTACTTCGATGGGAGAACATACGAGTGGGTTGGTATAAGTCGCCAGCCAAATATTATTAGTAAA GTGAAACGAACACTCGGCCAATTCACACCCGCTCAATGGGACAAAGATGAGTGGCACCCTCTGCTCGGACCATGGCGATTCATCCAAGTGATCAGTCTTTGCATCGTGTTTTTGACTGTGGAGCTCAATACCTTCTTCCTCAAGTTCTGTCTTTGGATTCCTCCTCGAAATCCCATCATTGTGTATAGGTTGGTCCTGTGGTGGCTAATCGCAATACCAACCATTCGTGAGTACAACTCGTATTTACAGGACAG AAAACCAGTGAAGAAGGTGGGAGCATTCTGCTGGCTTTCACTTGCCATATGCATAGTCGAACTCCTTATCTGCATCAAGTTCGGCCATG GTCTATTTCCCAACCCAATGCCGCCATGGTTGATTGTCTTCTGGGGATCGGCTGCATCAGCCCTAATGTTATTCTTGCTCATTTGGTCATGGCAACTCCAACGTAGCATGGAGAGGAAGAGGTTATGA